Genomic window (Streptomyces sp. NBC_00078):
ACCTGTTTTCCGTGGGAGAATTTACCGCTGTGGAAAACCTCCTCCAATGACTTTTCGACGGAAGGCCACAGCAGTTCGAAGGTTTTGACCTGAGAAAAGAAGGGAATCGCACGCGCCGCACCTTCTGCGGCCGGTAATTCGCCCAATTTCTTCACCGCCCCGTTGAGTTGTGCCGAATATCGACGCTAATGGGACTCGTCGGCCGCAGAGAATGGCAAAGGGGCATCTTCACACGTTGTGAGTAAAGGCCTTCAGTATCTCTTGACTCAATCCTCGCAGGGCGGCAATAGTCCTGCGTCGCAACGGAGTTGACGCACGGAACAGGAGGCCCTGTGCTGCAGCCCCTCGTGGTCGGGCTCGGCCGGTCCGGATCCGGACTGCACTTGAAAACGCTGGCCCGGCTGGCCGGGCAGACCGGAAGCAGGGGTGATCCACTTGTCGCCCTGCCCGCGATCGGCTGCGACCCGCGCGCCGGCGTTCTGCGGCTGACGGCCACCCCAGGTGAGATGACCGTCGTCACCACGCTGGACCAGGCCCTGGAGCGCGTGGACCCCGCCACCGCGGTGGTGCACGTGTGCACGCCGCCCCGGTCGCGGCACGCCCTGATCGCGGAACTCGCCGGGCACGGTTTCCGCCGGATGATCGTGGAGAAACCCCTGGCCGCATCCCGCGACGAACTCGACGCCCTGATCCGGCTCCGCGACGAGCTAGGCCTCGCCCTGGTGGCCATGGCCCACTGGACCGGCTCCCGGCTCGCGGGCCGGCTGCGCCGCCTCGTCCGCGGCGACCAGCTCGGGCCGCTGCGCCGCATCACCGTGGACCAGCACAAGCCGCGCTTCCTGCGCTCCCTGACCACCGACGGGCACCAGAGCGCCCTCGACGTGGAGATCCCCCACTCCCTGGCTCTCGCCCTCGACCTGGCCGGTCCCGCCGAACTGCGCGCCGCGCGCTGCTGGGACCTGCGCTGCGAAGACCGGGAGCTGTCCCGTATGGGCGGTGCCCACCTGGAACTGGAGCACAGCACCGGGGTGTCCACGCTGCTGCGCTCCGACCTCGGCGCACCCGTGCGGCAGCGCAGCGTCGTCTGCGAGTTCGACGGCGGGACGGCCACGGGCCACTTCCCCCTCAGCGAGGACGACGACCACGCCCAGCTCGTCATCACCCCCGTCGGCGGCGATGAGCCCGCGGCACCGGCCGGAGCCCGCGCCACGGGCGGCGTGCCCGGGCCGGGCCGCCAGGTTTTCCGGGACGACGCCCTGACCGACTTCCTGGAAGGCGCCTATCGCGGCTTCCTCGCCGAAGCGCGGGACGCCACCGGCTTCTCGCTCGCCTGCGAGACCACCCGCCTGCTGTGCACGGCCCGGGAGCACTTCGCCGCCGCAACATCCGCCTGCACCGGGAGCCGCTGAGATGCCCCCACACGGCACCGCCGGGCACCTCGTCACGGGATTCGGGCCCCTGGCCGGGATCGGCGACGAGGCGGCGCCCGGTACCGACGGCCAGCTGGCCGCCCTACGGCACCTGGGCTGGAACGCCATCGAACTGCGCATGGTCGACGGCACCGCACTCGCCGACCTCTCCCCGGCCGCCTTCGGCACCCTTACCCGGCGGCTGGAGGACGCAGGCGTCACGGTGATCGCCGTGGCCTCCAGGATCGGCAACTGGTCCCGTCCGATCACCGGTGACCTCGGCGTGGACCTCGCCGAACTGGACGTCCTGGCCGAGCGGTGCGCCGCCCTGGGCTGCCGGCTCGTACGGATCATGTCGTACCCCAACGACGGCCTGACACAGACCGAGTGGGCCGACCGCGTCCTCGCCCGCACCGCCGTCCTGGCGGACCGCGCCGAGCGCGCGGGCCTGGTGCTGGTGCACGAGAACTGCGCGGGCTGGGCCGGGGACCGGGCCGACCGCGCGCTCCGACTGCTGCGTGCCGTCGGCAACCCGGCCCTGCGCCTGCTGTTCGACACCGGCAACGGCGTTCCGTACGGCTACCGCGCGCCGGACATGCTTCAGGACCTCGCCCCCTACGTGGCCCACGTCCACATCAAGGACGCTGTCCGCACCCCGGACGGCACCACCGCCTACACCCTGCCCGGCGAGGGCGGTGCCGAGGTCGCCGCATGCCTGCGGATCCTGGCCGCCCACGGCTACACCGGCGCCCTCTCCCTCGAACCCCACCTCGCCGTGCGACCCCACGACGGCCTGGTCCGGGCCGGTGAAGACGCCGGTGACCTGTTCGTACGGGCCGGGCAGGCGCTCACCCGGCTGCTGCGGACCGTGGAGGCGACACCCGCCCACCCGGACGGTACGGCGTGACCGTACTGTTCACCGACCAGTACCGGAAGCTGCTGCTGGACCTCCTGCGCCTGCCCAGCGTCAACCCTCTGGAGGCGGGGCCGGACGACCCGCCGTCCCGGCTGCCCGACCTCCTCGACCGGTACGCGGCAGCCGCCGCCGACGCGGGGTTGCGCACCGTACGGCTCGCGGCCGCGCCCGCCGCCTGTCTGGAGCGGCCCGGGGTTCCGTCCACCGTCCGGGCCGCCGCGCGCGATCCGCGTTTCCTCGCGGACCAGCCCA
Coding sequences:
- a CDS encoding Gfo/Idh/MocA family oxidoreductase, translating into MLQPLVVGLGRSGSGLHLKTLARLAGQTGSRGDPLVALPAIGCDPRAGVLRLTATPGEMTVVTTLDQALERVDPATAVVHVCTPPRSRHALIAELAGHGFRRMIVEKPLAASRDELDALIRLRDELGLALVAMAHWTGSRLAGRLRRLVRGDQLGPLRRITVDQHKPRFLRSLTTDGHQSALDVEIPHSLALALDLAGPAELRAARCWDLRCEDRELSRMGGAHLELEHSTGVSTLLRSDLGAPVRQRSVVCEFDGGTATGHFPLSEDDDHAQLVITPVGGDEPAAPAGARATGGVPGPGRQVFRDDALTDFLEGAYRGFLAEARDATGFSLACETTRLLCTAREHFAAATSACTGSR
- a CDS encoding sugar phosphate isomerase/epimerase, yielding MPPHGTAGHLVTGFGPLAGIGDEAAPGTDGQLAALRHLGWNAIELRMVDGTALADLSPAAFGTLTRRLEDAGVTVIAVASRIGNWSRPITGDLGVDLAELDVLAERCAALGCRLVRIMSYPNDGLTQTEWADRVLARTAVLADRAERAGLVLVHENCAGWAGDRADRALRLLRAVGNPALRLLFDTGNGVPYGYRAPDMLQDLAPYVAHVHIKDAVRTPDGTTAYTLPGEGGAEVAACLRILAAHGYTGALSLEPHLAVRPHDGLVRAGEDAGDLFVRAGQALTRLLRTVEATPAHPDGTA